Proteins co-encoded in one Papaver somniferum cultivar HN1 chromosome 5, ASM357369v1, whole genome shotgun sequence genomic window:
- the LOC113283505 gene encoding uncharacterized protein LOC113283505, translated as MAFSMFSSAAVTSVSSSTPTQASMVAPFSGLKSVSAFPVTHKSADITSVSRNGGRVNCIQEVSDASLDGSKRLCSRVGPVSDFGSNLGNFWPKAKSKAKSRKKSKDSDDDDDFDNILRSYATDAMTFYNKGKDTKYELLECGCITSAAVRPYFLHHINFTAKKDGVADAPEEMFFAELKTIDEVCFVELCISLGPKSLISRERINGCSYCNMYGNVKHPEGGFTAGKFMTFSEWKKNRDSLACSQELFMNITMSVVRIQT; from the exons ATGGCATTTTCAATGTTTTCTTCTGCGGCAGTCACCTCCGTAAGCAGCTCCACTCCCACTCAAGCTAGCATGGTTGCACCTTTCAGCGGTTTGAAATCCGTTTCTGCATTCCCCGTTACCCACAAATCAGCCGACATCACCTCCGTCTCCAGAAACGGCGGAAGAGTTAACTGCATACAG GAAGTGTCTGATGCTTCACTTGATGGCTCTAAACGTTTGTGTTCCAGGGTTGGCCCTGTCAG TGATTTTGGTTCTAATCTTGGCAATTTCTGGCCTAAAGCTAAATCTAAAGCTAAGTCCAGAAAGAAATCTAAagacagtgatgatgatgatgattttgataataTACTAAGGTCGTATGCAACCGATGCCATGACTTTCTATAACAAAGGAAAA GATACAAAATATGAGCTGCTGGAGTGTGGTTGCATTACATCTGCGGCAGTTCGGCCATACTTTCTTCACCATATCAACTTCACGGCTAAGAAGGATGGTGTCGCTGATGCTCCAGAGGAGATGTTTTTTGCTGAACTGAAAACTATCGACGAGGTTTGTTTTGTCGAGCTTTGCATATCCTTGGGGCCAAAAAGCTTAATTTCAAGAGAGAGAATCAATGGCTGCTCTTATTGCAACATGTATGGCAATGTAAAGCATCCTGAGGGCGGATTCACGGCCGGAAAATTCATGACTTTTTCAGAATGGAAGAAAAACCGTGATTCCTTGGCTTGTTCACAGGAACTTTTTATGAACATAACAATGTCAGTTGTGCGAATTCAAACTTAA
- the LOC113283504 gene encoding GPN-loop GTPase QQT1-like, translating to MVFGQVVIGPPGSGKTTYCNGMSQFLRLIGRKVAVINLDPANDALPYDCAVNIEDLIKLSDVMAEHSLGPNGGLVYCMDYLEKNVDWLESKLAPLIKDHYLLFDFPGQVELFFLHSNAKNVIEKLIKKLDLRLTAIHLVDAHLCSDPGKYVSALLLSLSTMLHLALPHINVLSKIDLIESYGKLAFNLDFYTDVEDLSYLQYHLDQDPRSAKYRKLTKQLCEVVEDHSLVNFSTLDIQDKESVGNLVKLIDKSNGYIFAGIDASAVEFSKIAVRPIDWDYYRTAAVQEKYMKDDDVDFDHVK from the exons ATGGTGTTCGGTCAAGTAGTTATTGGTCCACCAGGTTCAGGCAAGACCACTTATTGCAATGGCATGTCTCAGTTCCTCAGACTCATCGGGAG GAAAGTAGCTGTTATCAATTTGGATCCTGCCAATGATGCATTACC GTATGATTGCGCTGTTAATATTGAAGATCTCATAAAGCTTAGTGATGTAATGGCTGAGCATTCTCTTGGTCCTAATGGAG GTCTTGTATACTGTATGGATTACTTGGAGAAGAACGTGGACTGGTTAGAGTCTAAATTAGCGCCTCTAATCAAAG ATCATTATCTTCTGTTTGACTTCCCCGGCCAAGTGGAGCTCTTTTTCCTTCATTCAAACGCCAAAAATGTTATtgaaaaactcataaagaagttGGATCTGAGG TTGACTGCTATCCACTTGGTTGATGCCCATCTATGCAGTGATCCTGGGAAATATGTGAGTGCATTGCTACTCTCGTTGTCGACTATGTTGCATCTAGCACTGCCACACATCAATGTTTTGTCCAAGATTGATCTCATCGAGAGCTACGGGAAGCTAG CCTTTAACCTTGATTTTTATACGGATGTTGAAGATTTATCTTATTTACAATACCATCTTGATCAAGATCCTCGATCTGCTAAGTACAG GAAGCTTACAAAGCAGTTGTGCGAAGTGGTAGAAGACCATAGTCTTGTCAATTTCTCAACCTTAGATATCCAG GATAAAGAGAGTGTTGGAAATCTCGTGAAGCTGATAGACAAGAGCAACGGATATATATTTGCTGGTATAGATGCGAGTGCAGTCGAGTTCAGCAAGATTGCAGTTCGTCCTATTGATTGGGACTACTACAG AACAGCTGCAGTGCAGGAGAAATACATGAAGGATGACGATGTGGATTTCGATCATGTGAAATGA